From the Capnocytophaga sp. oral taxon 878 genome, the window GTGCCTTTGCCCTATAGCAAGCCACACCACACATATCAAAAATAAATTATACAGCACTTAATACCAAATACCTAAAAAACACACTATGGGACTCTCAGAAATCATCTTAATACTCTTCGTAGTACTCCTACTCTTCGGAGCCGATAAGCTCCCCGAAATGGCACGCACCTTAGGCAAAACCATACGCCAAATACGTGACGCCACCAACGAAATCAAAACCGAAATCGAACAATCCACCCACCAAGCCACCGATATCGATACCAAATTCATCACCGATACCCAAAAAGAAATCGACAAACTCAAAAACGACCTAACAAAATGAAACCCCATTCTTAATATTTCACAATCAACAAACAAGCAAATTAGAGATGAGTACTCCAAAAACCTCCTATACCACTGCTACCCAGCAGATAAAAGAAGCTATTCTCAGCAGTCAATATACGGCTGCTAAGCAAGTAAATGCCTTGCAACTCTCCTTGTATTACGGCGTAGGGCGCTATGTCTCTCAAAATACCCGCAAAGGGGTATGGGGAACAGGAGCTATAAAAGCTATTTCCGAACAACTCCATAAAGAGCTACCAGGACTTAGAGGTTTTAGCGAACGCAATATCAAAAATATGCGTGCCTTTTATGAGGCGTGGCAGGAGTTAGATACTAATTTGGAAACTACATTTTCTAAACTGCAAAGGTCTGATAACAAAGGTCTTATTAATTCGGCAGCCGTAGCTGCCGAATTAGAAACAACAGAAGCACCCATATTGTTACCGCGCTTTGATATGCTTTATGACAATGCTTTTCTTGAGGTACCATTTACTCATCATAGTATTATCATAGCAAAAGTGAAGGATATAGAAGAGCGTTTGTTTTACATTCGCAAATGTGCCAAAGAACATCTTAGTAAGTATACTTTGATGAAGTTTATAGATGAAGGTATCTTCCCAAAGGAACCTATCCCTAATAATTTCTCCCAAACGCTCCCTTCCAAGAATTTAGCCCGTAAAGCAGTTGAAATGTTCAAAGATGAGTACTTGCTCGATTTTATCAATGTAGAAGAGATAGGAGAACGAGACCTCGCTGATATAGACGAACGAGTAGTAGAACAACAGATTATCCACAATGTAAAGAATTTTATTATGACTTTCGGCAAAGATTTTACTTTTGTAGGTAATCAATACCATTTGGAAGTGTTTGATATAGAACAATACCCCGATTTGCTCTTCTTTAACCGCGAACTTAACTGTTTGGTGTGTGTAGAACTCAAAAAAGGAGATTTCAAACCCTCTTATTTAGGACAACTCACCACCTATTTGCGAATTTTAGATGACACAGTAAAGAAACCACACGAAAATCCTACCATTGGTATCATTCTTTGTAAAGACTTTAATAAAGATTTTGTACAATATGTCATTCAAGACTATCACAAGCCAATGGGAGTAGCTCGTTATACCACTACTGCCGAAATGCCTGAACAATTTCAGCGTGTATTACCCAATATAGAAGAGTTGCGCAAAGTATTAGCAAATCAGCCACCGATATCGATACCAAATTCATCGCCGATACCCAAAAAGAAATCGACAAACTCAAAAACGACTTAACAAAATGAAACCCCTCTTAAGCGCCATATTGCTACTCTGTTGCAGCTGCCACCAATATATCTCATCCTCTCCTGCCCAAGAAGAGGCAGCCAAAACAACCACTGTGGTTTATACACAACAGAAGGATTCAGCAGCCAGTAAACACCCTAAAACAGGAAAAATAGGCAACCCTATTGATTATAACAAAGAGCCTACCATCAAAGAAGTTTATGTAACCACCCGCGATAGTATTGATTTTTATGAGGAAGCCGACGACAAAAGCGCACGTCTTGGCAAATTACCCTATGCCGAAGAAGTAGAGGTAGTTCAAGAACTTAACTCTTGGTATGGCATAAAACAGCGCACCCAAAGAAAGTACAAGCGCAATGGCGAAGACATTATCTTGTGGCAATGGGAAAAACTCTTTATTAAAAAAGAACAAACAGGTGATATTAGCCAAATAAAACTCAACTATAAAGACCTGATTACTACTGAAGACAAGAAACCGCTCAAGAAGATAAACATTCGTTTTGTGACTAAAGACGAATATCTCGCTCAAAAAGCCAATGCCGTTAATTTTATAGACACTACCACCACCATCAAAAAAGTAAAAGGGAAACTGCGCCTTCCTTGTCAGGAGTGTAAAAACAAATATATTACTTATATTGATAGCCTTGCGCCTAAGTACGATGACAATAGAATAGAACATACCTATATAGGGGAAATACCCTTTCTAAATCAATATCTTATCAGTACTACATACTATGAAGATTGGGATTATACCTTGATTGACAAAACTACAGGTAAAAAGGTTTATTTACCCGCTTCCCCTTACATCACCCCCGATAAGCAGCATCTCATCATCCTTTTCGACAATGTTTGGGAAAGTATTACTGAATTTTCACTTTATAGTATTGAAGGAACAAATAAAATAAAGCAAGTATTTTCAACCACTTTTACTCAGTGGGCATTAGTATTAGATGAAAAGGATAGAGAACAAGTCTTTATGGGAAGTGACGGGAATCTCTATGCCAAAGTAATTAATGTCTCTGTTCGTTGGGATCAAAAAGGTCACTATAACCCACGAGGTCAGTATATCTGTATCAGCCTTAAATAATAAATCAAACTTATATGAATTACAAAACGCTTACTACATTATTAGCCTTTGCTCTTTGCCTATTGGCTTGCAACGCACAAGAAAGATTCACTACCCTACCCAAAAAAAACTGGGAATGGTTAAACCTTCACGGCAAAGTTAAAAAGCTAGAAACTGTCAAGCAAATGATGCCTAATTACCTACCACACAGATATGAGGGTTCTGGAACTATCTCCTCAACTATTTCCTTTAATACAGCTGGGTATGTTCAGCAAATAAAAACGTATGATGATATTCAAAAGGAGGTTACAACAGCAAATTATGTTTACGACACTCAGCATAACCTCATTACTGAAACAGTAGTAACCCTCTCTGATCAAGGCGCTCCTTTAGATAGAAAAACTATTCATTATAGATATAACCAAGTAGGTAAAGTAATTCAAAAAGATGAATATATAAACGACCAATACGCTTTCAAAAATCTTTATTCTTATGATGAAAAAGGAAGATTCTCCAAAAAGAACACCATTCCTATTAGCGAAAAAGATTCTTTAACCTCACAAACAACTTATTCTTATAATGACAAGTATTACGATACTGTAACGACAATTACGTATCCAAAAGGAAAGTCCACAGCTAAAGTATTTAGATATAAATATGACAACCAAAATAATCTGATAGAAATGGAATATAAGATTTATAAAAAGTTTATTAAAGTTCTTTCTACTTACAATGAAAACAAGGATGAAATCTCAAATAAATATTTTTCAGAAGGGGAACAACAAAGTGAAGAAATCTACGAGTACGAATACGATAAGCAACACAACCCCATAAAGAAAAGAACCTTAACAGGCAGTCGCGATTTACATAACATAAAAACAATAAAATACGAGTATTATGAATAATAAAATTTCCCCCAACGAAGAATATCCCTATATGGTGGAAGCTACCCGTGAAGACAGTCCGCTAGATATTGATGATATCGTATGGGATTTGTTAGAACTTGCCTCTCCTTTTGAAGGCAATTACGACGGCTGGGGCTGTGTAAATGTACAATAAATATGAATCACACTTTACTTGGTAAAGTATTAATAATAAATTGAAAAATTGAAAATGAAGTATTCTAAAATAATTGACTCTATTTATGAGCAAGTATTAAAGGGAGAAAATGGTGGTAAAATGCCTACTTATATTCCCGAATTGGCACAAGTAAACCCTGAGAAGTTTGGGGTGTATTTTTATAGCCTTAACAAGCAATCCTATGGTATTGGTGATTGTGATGAGAAGTTTTCGGCACAAAGTATTGCTAAGGTGCTTGCGCTATCACTTGC encodes:
- a CDS encoding twin-arginine translocase TatA/TatE family subunit; translation: MGLSEIILILFVVLLLFGADKLPEMARTLGKTIRQIRDATNEIKTEIEQSTHQATDIDTKFITDTQKEIDKLKNDLTK
- a CDS encoding YhcG family protein — its product is MSTPKTSYTTATQQIKEAILSSQYTAAKQVNALQLSLYYGVGRYVSQNTRKGVWGTGAIKAISEQLHKELPGLRGFSERNIKNMRAFYEAWQELDTNLETTFSKLQRSDNKGLINSAAVAAELETTEAPILLPRFDMLYDNAFLEVPFTHHSIIIAKVKDIEERLFYIRKCAKEHLSKYTLMKFIDEGIFPKEPIPNNFSQTLPSKNLARKAVEMFKDEYLLDFINVEEIGERDLADIDERVVEQQIIHNVKNFIMTFGKDFTFVGNQYHLEVFDIEQYPDLLFFNRELNCLVCVELKKGDFKPSYLGQLTTYLRILDDTVKKPHENPTIGIILCKDFNKDFVQYVIQDYHKPMGVARYTTTAEMPEQFQRVLPNIEELRKVLANQPPISIPNSSPIPKKKSTNSKTT